One segment of Macrotis lagotis isolate mMagLag1 chromosome 1, bilby.v1.9.chrom.fasta, whole genome shotgun sequence DNA contains the following:
- the LOC141489314 gene encoding olfactory receptor 51A7-like, whose translation MSSINISLGQISTFQLIGIPGMEKVHIWISIPICLIYIIAAVGNCTILILIKTEPSLHEPMYYFLFMLALSDLGLSLSSLPTMLSIFLFNATEISIDACIAQEFFIHTFTAMESSVLLVMSFDRFIAIHWPLRYSSILTTNRIIKIGLILAIRCLLLILPFPITLKRLIYCNRNLLSHSYCLHQDVMRLACSDNRINVIYGFFAALVGMLDLAIISVSYILILKTVLCIASHQERLKALNTCISHICAVLIFYVPIVTLAIVHRFAKQGSPFIRILIADVFVLIPPMMNPIVYCVKTRQIREKIVGKLCQKIV comes from the coding sequence ATGTCATCTATTAACATATCTTTGGGCCAGATATCCACCTTCCAACTTATAGGGATCCCAGGTATGGAGAAAGTGCACATCTGGATATCCATCCCCATCTGTCTCATATACATTATTGCTGCTGTGGGTAATTGTACAATCCTTATTCTAATCAAGACAGAACCTTCACTCCATGAACctatgtattattttctcttcatgtTGGCTCTTTCTGATCTTGGGCTGTCCCTCTCTTCTTTACCTACCATGTTGAGCATTTTTTTATTCAATGCAACAGAAATCTCCATTGATGCCTGTATTGCCCAGGAATTTTTCATCCATACCTTCACTGCCATGGAATCTTCAGTGCTTCTTGTAATGTCCTTTGACCGTTTCATAGCCATCCATTGGCCCCTAAGATATAGCTCTATCCTCACCACCAATAGGATCATCAAAATTGGTTTGATCTTGGCCATTAGATGTCTTCTACTCATACTTCCATTTCCTATCACACTAAAGAGACTAATATATTGTAATAGAAACCTCCTCTCCCACTCCTATTGTCTTCACCAGGATGTGATGAGACTGGCTTGCTCTGATAACAGGATCAATGTAATTTATGGATTTTTTGCTGCTCTTGTAGGCATGTTGGACTTAGCAATCATTTCAGTGTCATACATACTGATCCTGAAGACAGTTTTGTGCATTGCATCTCATCAAGAGCGATTAAAGGCACTCAATACCTGCATTTCCCATATCTGTGCTGTGCTCATTTTCTATGTGCCCATTGTCACCCTGGCTATTGTCCACCGCTTTGCCAAACAAGGTTCCCCATTTATTAGGATATTGATTGCTGATGTCTTTGTTTTGATTCCTCCAATGATGAATCCTATTGTGTACTGTGTGAAGACTCGTCAAATCCGGGAGAAGATCGTGGGAAAACTGTGTCAGAAGATAGTCTGA